A single window of Gossypium hirsutum isolate 1008001.06 chromosome A10, Gossypium_hirsutum_v2.1, whole genome shotgun sequence DNA harbors:
- the LOC107897279 gene encoding protein FAR1-RELATED SEQUENCE 6, with product MEVEEEKEAFPSNNDCLAEAKCDGQILKEINSEPTESFDVQNSLPEGKKEFVAPAVGMEFESYDDAYNYYNCYAKEAGFRVRVKNSWFKRNSREKYGAVLCCSSQGFKRIKDVNRLRKETRTGCPAMIRMRVVDSKRWRVLEVTHEHNHLLGAKIYKSVKKMGSGARSKLQSSSDAEVRTNKLYRALVIDAGGNGTLNCNATGGRKFSDHPHQLNLRKGDSQAIYNYLCRLQLTNPNFFYLMDFTDEGCLRNVFWVDSRCRASCGYFGDVIYVDNTCMSNKYETPLVALVGVNHHGQTVLLGCGLLAGETAESYTWLFKAWLTCVSGQYPQTIITDRCKALQTAIAEVFPKSNHRFSLSLIMKRVPEKLGGLRNYDAIRKTFVKAVFETLKVIEFEAAWGFMIQHFGVTDHEWLRSLYEDRARWAPVYLKDTFFAGLSASRPGENLSPFFDKYVHKQTPLKEFLDKYELALQKKHKEETLADIESRNSSPELRTRCSFELQLSKLYTREIFKRFQFEVEEMYSCFSTTQLHVDGPIIIFLVKERVLAEGNGREIRDYEVLYNRSASEVRCICSCFNFYGYLCRHALCVLNFNGVEEVPSKYILSRWKKDYKRFYVPDQGSYNVDSIDHMQWFNQLYRSALQVVEQGAISLDHYKVALQAFEDSLNRVHVVEEKQD from the coding sequence ATGgaagttgaagaagaaaaagaagcttTTCCTAGTAATAATGATTGCTTAGCCGAGGCAAAATGCGACGGCCAGattctaaaagaaataaatagtgAACCCACTGAATCGTTTGATGTTCAAAATAGCTTACCCGAAGGAAAGAAAGAGTTTGTTGCTCCAGCTGTTGGAATGGAGTTTGAATCTTACGATGAtgcttataattattataattgctATGCTAAGGAAGCCGGGTTTCGTGTTAGGGTTAAGAATTCTTGGTTTAAGCGGAACAGTAGAGAGAAATATGGTGCTGTGCTTTGTTGTAGTAGCCAGGGTTTTAAAAGAATCAAAGATGTTAACCGTCTTCGGAAGGAAACTAGGACTGGTTGCCCTGCTATGATAAGGATGAGAGTCGTCGACTCGAAACGATGGCGGGTGCTTGAGGTTACACACGAGCATAACCACTTATTAGGTGCCAAAATTTACAAATCTGTTAAGAAGATGGGCTCCGGAGCAAGAAGTAAGTTGCAATCGAGTTCTGATGCTGAAGTGCGAACGAACAAGTTGTATCGAGCATTAGTGATAGATGCCGGGGGTAATGGGACTCTGAACTGCAATGCGACAGGAGGTAGAAAGTTCTCTGATCACCCACATCAGCTCAATCTTAGAAAGGGTGACTCGCAAGCTATTTATAACTACCTTTGCCGTTTGCAGCTGACTAACCCGAACTTCTTTTACTTGATGGATTTCACTGATGAAGGGTGTTTGAGGAATGTATTCTGGGTTGATTCGCGATGTAGGGCATCTTGTGGCTATTTTGGGGATGTCATTTATGTTGATAACacttgcatgtcaaataaatATGAGACTCCCCTTGTGGCACTTGTTGGAGTAAACCATCATGGCCAAACTGTGTTACTGGGTTGTGGCCTGCTTGCTGGTGAGACAGCTGAGTCTTATACTTGGTTATTCAAAGCATGGCTTACATGTGTGTCAGGACAGTATCCTCAAACCATTATTACAGACAGATGCAAGGCTTTGCAGACTGCAATTGCCGAGGTGTTCCCCAAATCTAATCATCGCTTCAGTTTGTCACTCATAATGAAAAGAGTTCCAGAAAAGTTGGGAGGATTGCGTAATTATGATGCAATTAGAAAGACATTTGTTAAGGCAGTTTTTGAAACACTTAAAGTGATTGAATTTGAGGCAGCCTGGGGATTTATGATCCAGCATTTTGGTGTCACTGATCATGAATGGCTTAGATCATTATATGAAGACCGAGCTCGGTGGGCTCCAGTTTATCTAAAGGACACATTTTTTGCTGGACTATCTGCTTCGAGGCCTGGTGAGAATTTAAGTCCCTTTTTTGATAAGTATGTGCACAAACAAACCCCTTTAAAAGAGTTTCTTGATAAGTATGAATTAGCATTACAAAAGAAGCACAAGGAAGAAACTCTTGCTGATATTGAGTCAAGAAATTCCAGCCCTGAATTGAGAACGAGATGCTCCTTTGAGTTGCAACTCTCCAAGTTGTACACGAGAGAAATTTTCAAGCGGTTCCAGTTTGAGGTAGAGGAGATGTATTCCTGTTTTAGTACAACACAGTTACATGTTGACGGGCCTATAATAATATTCTTGGTCAAGGAGCGAGTGTTGGCTGAAGGAAATGGGAGAGAAATTAGGGATTATGAAGTACTTTATAACAGATCGGCTAGTGAAGTTAGATGCATTTGCAGTTGCTTTAATTTCTATGGATATCTATGCCGGCATGCATTGTGTGTGCTTAACTTCAACGGTGTTGAGGAGGTCCCGTCCAAGTACATTCTCTCAAGATGGAAAAAGGATTACAAGCGCTTCTATGTTCCAGACCAAGGTTCGTATAACGTTGATTCCATTGATCACATGCAATGGTTTAATCAGTTGTATAGAAGTGCCTTGCAAGTTGTGGAGCAGGGGGCAATATCTTTAGACCATTACAAAGTTGCATTGCAAGCTTTTGAAGATTCATTGAATAGAGTTCACGTGGTAGAAGAAAAGCAAGATTAA
- the LOC107895702 gene encoding tetrahydrocannabinolic acid synthase-like: MELEDSSAFSLEVKDELQQSIKKVKPTNSTPSCTPRKSVSYKDTLVGIVEEDEKGLTQDFKQGVDEDGNISISLSLEEKRHIFPFVVIDLVNFLSVDVDVENRVAWIQAGVILGEVYYRIAEKSRTLTFVGGVFHSIGVGGYIRGRGFGLLFRKYGTGSDNVIDAQFINVNGRILDRKSIGEDLFWAIRCGGGNFGIILTWKLKLVTVSTTESQ; this comes from the exons atgGAGCTGGAAGATAGCTCTGCTTTCTCTCTAGAAGTAAAAGATGAACTCCAACAAAGCATTAAGAAAGTTAAGCCAACTAATAGCACCCCGTCATGTACGCCAAGAAAGAGCGTCTCTTACAAGGATACCCTTGTTG GAATAGTGGAAGAGGATGAAAAGGGGTTGACCCAGGACTTCAAACAGGGAGTTGATGAGGATGGGAATATCTCCATTTCCTTATCATTAGAGGAGAAACGCCATATCT TCCCCTTTGTTGTCATCGACTTGGTTAATTTCCTATCGGTGGATGTCGATGTTGAAAACAGAGTTGCATGGATTCAAGCTGGTGTGATTCTTGGTGAAGTTTATTATAGAATTGCAGAGAAAAGTAGAACACTCACCTTTGTAGGTGGCGTTTTTCATTCAATTGGAGTTGGCGGTTATATTCGTGGCAGAGGTTTCGGGTTATTGTTCAGAAAATACGGTACTGGCAGTGATAACGTGATTGACGCTCAATTCATCAACGTAAATGGAAGAATTCTTGATAGGAAATCTATAGGGGAAGATTTGTTTTGGGCGATTCGATGTGGTGGTGGTAACTTTGGGATCATACTTACTTGGAAACTAAAACTCGTTACAGTTTCTACAACTGAGAGCCAGTGA